Genomic window (Gemmatimonadota bacterium):
GGGTTTCAACGAGTTCAACACGCCCATCCTCACAAGCAGTTCGCCCGAAGGCGCCCGCGACTACCTGGTCCCGAGCCGCGTGCATCCCGGCAAGTTCTACGCCCTGCCCCAGGCGCCGCAGCAGTTCAAGCAGCTCCTGATGATCTCGGGGTTCGACCGGTATTTCCAGATCGCCCCGTGCTTTCGGGATGAAGACGCCCGGGCCGACCGGTCGCCTGGCGAGTTCTACCAGCTGGACGTGGAGATGTCCTTCGTCGAGCAGGACGACGTCTTCGAAGCGCTGGAAGCCTTGTTTTACGGCCTGTTCACCGAGTTCAGCGACTGGGACGTAACCGCCCCGCCCTTTCCGCGCATCCCCTATCGCGACGCCATGCTCCGGTACGGGACCGACAAGCCCGATCTCCGGTTCGGCCTGGAGATCGAGGACGTCACCGAAGCCTTCAGGGAGTCGGAATTCAACGCCTTCCGCCAGATCGTGGAAAAGGGGGGTGTCGTTCGGGCCCTCGCCGTCCCGGGCGTGGCCGCGCGGCCTCGCAGCTTCTTCGACAACCTGGACCGGACCGTGAAGGAGGATTTCGGGGGACGGGGCGCAGCCTACATCTCCTTCGCCGAGGCCGGAGTCAAGGGTTCCATCGCCCGCGTGCTGGACGAACAGACCCTCGAACGGCTTAAAACCGTCATCGAACCCGAAACGGGAGCCTCGTGGTTCTTCGTGGCCGACACGGAGGAGCGGGCCAGCGACGTGGCGGGCCGGCTCAGGCTGCATTTCGCCGACCTGCTCGATCTGCGGGAACCGAACGCCTACCGTTTCTGCTGGATCGTCGATTTCCCCATGTACGAGTACGAAGCCGAATCGGGCAAGGTGATCTTCTCGCATAATCCCTTCTCCATGCCCCAGGGCGGACTGGAAGCCCTCGAACAGACGCCGCCGCTCGATGTCCTGGCCTACCAGTACGACATCGTCTGCAACGGTACGGAGCTGTCCAGCGGCGCCATCCGGAACCACCGGCCCGACATCATGTACCGGGCCTTCGAAATCGCCGGTTACTCCGCCGGCGAAGTCGACGCGGAGTTCGGCGGCATGATCAGCGCGCTGAAGTACGGCGCGCCGCCCCACGGCGGCATCGCTCCGGGCATCGACCGCATCGTAATGCTCCTCACCGACGAGACCAACCTCCGGGAAGTCATCGCCTTTCCCCTGAACCAGAACGCCCAGGATCTGCTCA
Coding sequences:
- the aspS gene encoding aspartate--tRNA ligase, encoding MKEHPYRTHTCGELRQTDEGTRVRVAGWVHRKRDHGGLLFIDLRDHYGITQVVITPESGFHEEAGDLRSESVATFSGEVILRAEDAINPNLPTGHIEVKADSMTVLSAADPLPLSVADEREYPEATRLTYRMLDLRRQRLHHNIIMRSRIIASIRRRMTDLGFNEFNTPILTSSSPEGARDYLVPSRVHPGKFYALPQAPQQFKQLLMISGFDRYFQIAPCFRDEDARADRSPGEFYQLDVEMSFVEQDDVFEALEALFYGLFTEFSDWDVTAPPFPRIPYRDAMLRYGTDKPDLRFGLEIEDVTEAFRESEFNAFRQIVEKGGVVRALAVPGVAARPRSFFDNLDRTVKEDFGGRGAAYISFAEAGVKGSIARVLDEQTLERLKTVIEPETGASWFFVADTEERASDVAGRLRLHFADLLDLREPNAYRFCWIVDFPMYEYEAESGKVIFSHNPFSMPQGGLEALEQTPPLDVLAYQYDIVCNGTELSSGAIRNHRPDIMYRAFEIAGYSAGEVDAEFGGMISALKYGAPPHGGIAPGIDRIVMLLTDETNLREVIAFPLNQNAQDLLMGAPGEVSEKQLRELHIRLRR